A single window of Flavobacterium aestivum DNA harbors:
- the lepA gene encoding translation elongation factor 4, with amino-acid sequence MKHIRNFCIIAHIDHGKSTLADRLLGATQTVTAREEKAQLLDNMDLERERGITIKSHAIQMEYKYKGEEYILNLIDTPGHVDFSYEVSRSIAACEGALLIVDAAQSIQAQTISNLYLALENDLEIIPVLNKVDLPSANPEEVSDDIIDLLGCKLEDIIHASGKTGFGVENILAAIIEKIPAPKGNKEEPLQALIFDSHYNPFRGIEVIFRVMNGEIKKGQKIKFMATGNEYFADEVGTLKLNQVPKNVISTGDVGYLISGIKEAKEVKVGDTITDAKTPTTNMITGFEDVKPMVFAGIYPVDTEDYEDLRSSMEKLQLNDASLVFAAESSAALGFGFRCGFLGMLHMEIIQERLEREFDMTVITTVPNVSYLAYTKKEPETAIVVNNPSDLPEPSKLDRVEEPFIKATIITKADFVGNVMSLCIEKRGLITNQTYLTTERVELNFDMPLAEIVFDFYDRLKTVSKGYASFDYSPIGMRTSKLVKLDVLLNAQSVDALSALIHEDNAYNIGKKMCEKLRELIPRQQFDIPIQAAIGAKIIARETIKALRKDVTAKCYGGDISRKRKLLEKQKKGKKRMRQVGNVEIPQEAFMAVLKLND; translated from the coding sequence ATGAAACATATTAGAAATTTTTGCATTATTGCACATATTGACCACGGGAAAAGTACATTGGCTGACCGATTATTGGGTGCAACTCAAACCGTAACAGCTCGTGAAGAAAAAGCGCAATTGCTTGACAATATGGACTTGGAGCGTGAACGTGGTATCACGATCAAGAGTCACGCCATACAAATGGAATATAAGTATAAGGGAGAAGAATACATCTTAAACCTAATCGATACTCCGGGTCACGTGGATTTCTCCTATGAGGTTTCTCGTTCTATTGCCGCTTGCGAAGGAGCGTTATTGATTGTTGATGCTGCACAGAGTATTCAGGCGCAAACAATTTCTAACTTGTATTTGGCTTTGGAGAATGATTTGGAAATTATTCCTGTTTTGAACAAAGTAGATCTACCAAGTGCTAATCCAGAAGAAGTAAGTGATGATATTATTGATTTACTGGGATGTAAATTAGAAGATATTATACATGCTTCAGGTAAAACTGGTTTTGGTGTAGAAAATATATTGGCTGCGATTATCGAAAAAATTCCAGCTCCAAAAGGGAACAAAGAAGAACCTTTACAAGCTTTGATTTTTGACTCTCATTATAACCCGTTTCGTGGAATCGAAGTTATTTTTAGAGTTATGAATGGGGAGATAAAGAAAGGGCAAAAAATAAAATTCATGGCTACTGGCAATGAATATTTTGCCGATGAAGTGGGAACATTGAAATTGAATCAAGTTCCTAAAAATGTAATTTCGACAGGAGATGTTGGGTATTTGATTTCTGGAATTAAAGAAGCCAAAGAAGTAAAAGTAGGGGATACGATTACCGATGCCAAAACGCCTACAACTAATATGATTACTGGTTTTGAAGATGTAAAACCAATGGTATTTGCAGGGATTTATCCTGTAGATACAGAGGATTATGAGGATTTGCGTTCTTCTATGGAAAAACTGCAATTGAATGATGCTTCTTTGGTATTTGCTGCTGAGAGTTCAGCTGCTTTAGGGTTTGGTTTCCGTTGTGGATTCTTGGGAATGTTGCACATGGAGATTATCCAGGAGCGATTGGAGCGTGAGTTTGACATGACAGTAATCACGACGGTTCCTAACGTTTCGTATTTGGCTTACACCAAAAAAGAACCGGAAACAGCTATAGTGGTTAACAATCCATCTGATTTACCGGAACCATCAAAATTAGATAGAGTTGAAGAGCCTTTCATTAAAGCAACAATAATCACGAAAGCTGACTTTGTTGGGAACGTTATGAGTTTGTGTATTGAAAAACGCGGATTGATTACCAACCAAACATATTTGACAACTGAGCGTGTAGAATTGAATTTTGATATGCCATTAGCTGAAATTGTATTCGATTTTTATGATAGATTGAAAACGGTTTCTAAAGGATATGCTTCCTTTGATTATTCTCCGATTGGAATGCGTACCTCAAAATTAGTAAAACTGGATGTGTTATTGAATGCGCAATCTGTTGATGCACTTTCAGCTTTGATTCATGAGGATAATGCGTATAACATCGGAAAGAAAATGTGCGAGAAATTACGTGAGTTGATTCCGAGACAGCAATTTGACATTCCGATTCAGGCGGCGATTGGTGCTAAAATTATTGCCCGTGAAACGATAAAAGCCTTACGTAAAGACGTTACTGCCAAATGTTATGGAGGAGATATTTCCCGTAAACGTAAATTATTGGAAAAACAGAAAAAAGGTAAAAAACGTATGCGTCAAGTAGGAAACGTAGAAATCCCACAAGAAGCGTTTATGGCGGTTCTTAAATTGAACGATTAA
- a CDS encoding helix-turn-helix transcriptional regulator, with protein sequence MLDEAPKRFDRIVAILIQLQSKKIVKAQELADRFEVSLRTIYRDIRTLEASGVPIYSEAGVGYALMDGYRLPPVMFTREEASSFIAAEKLMQKFTDTTLGNYYASAMYKLKAVLRSDDKDWVSNIESSVVMQSSEKLFNEKSPNTLATLFESIAEKAQVILSYEAFDSNGITVRHIEPVGVFHDHNNWYMLGYCHLRKDYRQFRADRVHGIKKTEIPFSLEHNSLETFLDKNKNVSTTKVRILVDKKIAQYLKHERKYHGFVSEKEIEDKIEMTFMSQDIKEGFSRWYLTFGDYATIQEPERLKERILELLEINKSRVL encoded by the coding sequence ATGCTTGATGAAGCCCCAAAGCGGTTTGACCGAATCGTAGCAATTCTCATCCAATTGCAATCCAAAAAAATAGTAAAAGCTCAAGAATTGGCAGATCGTTTTGAAGTCAGTTTAAGAACAATCTATAGAGATATTAGAACGTTAGAAGCTTCTGGAGTGCCAATTTATAGTGAAGCAGGAGTTGGTTATGCCTTAATGGATGGCTACAGATTGCCGCCTGTAATGTTTACTCGAGAAGAAGCCAGTAGTTTTATTGCTGCAGAAAAATTAATGCAGAAATTTACCGATACAACTCTTGGGAATTATTATGCCTCGGCTATGTACAAATTAAAAGCCGTGCTTAGAAGCGATGATAAAGACTGGGTTTCAAATATTGAGTCTAGTGTTGTAATGCAATCATCGGAGAAGCTTTTTAATGAGAAATCCCCAAATACTTTAGCCACTCTTTTTGAAAGCATTGCCGAAAAAGCACAAGTCATTCTTTCGTATGAGGCTTTTGATTCAAATGGAATTACTGTGCGGCATATAGAGCCTGTTGGTGTTTTTCACGATCATAACAATTGGTATATGTTGGGTTATTGTCATTTGCGTAAAGATTATAGACAATTCCGTGCAGATCGTGTTCACGGAATCAAAAAAACAGAAATTCCTTTTTCATTAGAACATAACTCATTAGAAACTTTTTTGGATAAAAATAAAAATGTTTCAACTACCAAAGTCCGTATTCTCGTAGATAAAAAAATAGCACAATATCTAAAGCACGAGAGAAAATATCATGGTTTTGTTTCTGAAAAAGAAATAGAAGATAAAATCGAAATGACTTTTATGTCACAAGATATTAAAGAAGGTTTTTCGCGTTGGTATTTGACGTTTGGAGATTATGCCACAATACAGGAACCAGAAAGATTAAAAGAAAGAATTCTAGAATTGTTGGAAATAAACAAAAGCAGAGTTCTTTAA
- a CDS encoding DinB family protein, protein MSLKKLMTNYADYNLWANQQFANWLSTKSDELLHKELPSSYSSIIKTLNHIWATEEYWFSIIAETSEFDKRDNVELVTEEILKGLLNRSTHLATLIKSLSEEELAKKIKIDNPWFQCELPKYDYLLQVINHGTYHRGQIVTIGRNFGITDATNTDYNFYNVVNAPK, encoded by the coding sequence ATGAGCCTAAAAAAATTAATGACTAATTATGCTGACTACAATCTATGGGCCAATCAACAATTTGCCAACTGGCTTTCTACAAAATCTGATGAATTGCTTCATAAAGAACTTCCTTCAAGTTATTCTAGCATTATTAAAACACTTAATCACATTTGGGCTACCGAAGAATATTGGTTTTCTATAATAGCCGAAACCTCAGAATTTGACAAAAGAGATAACGTCGAATTAGTAACGGAGGAAATACTGAAGGGATTATTAAACAGATCAACTCATTTGGCGACACTTATTAAATCATTATCTGAAGAAGAATTGGCAAAAAAAATTAAAATTGATAACCCTTGGTTTCAATGTGAATTGCCAAAATACGATTACCTATTACAAGTCATAAACCACGGAACCTATCATAGAGGACAAATAGTTACTATTGGGCGAAACTTTGGTATTACTGATGCAACAAATACTGACTACAATTTTTATAACGTAGTGAATGCACCTAAATAG
- a CDS encoding DinB family protein, with the protein MKTLAAQVITPEDLLKHWQGHRALTRRVIEAFPEKDFFEFSIAGLRPFSKLTNELLSIASPALKGIVNRDSQPFSEKDTEELTTKSQYLERWDKATEEINENWQKLAIEDFGETFNLFGQYEFPIIHNILYFIDNEVHHRGQGYVYLRALGIEPPFFWERE; encoded by the coding sequence ATGAAAACATTAGCTGCTCAAGTTATTACTCCAGAAGATCTATTAAAACATTGGCAAGGACATCGTGCATTAACACGTCGTGTCATTGAAGCTTTTCCAGAAAAAGATTTTTTTGAATTTTCAATCGCTGGATTGCGTCCTTTTTCGAAACTGACAAATGAACTTTTATCAATTGCTTCACCAGCCTTGAAAGGAATTGTTAATCGAGACAGTCAACCTTTTAGCGAAAAAGATACAGAAGAATTAACTACCAAATCCCAATATCTTGAAAGATGGGATAAAGCCACAGAAGAAATCAATGAAAACTGGCAAAAACTAGCTATCGAAGATTTTGGTGAGACCTTTAACCTTTTTGGGCAATATGAATTTCCAATCATTCACAATATTTTATACTTTATTGATAATGAAGTACATCATAGAGGACAAGGTTACGTATATTTGCGAGCATTAGGTATTGAACCTCCTTTTTTCTGGGAAAGAGAGTAA
- the thiL gene encoding thiamine-phosphate kinase, translating into MIEDKNPQRTSIAQLGEFGLIDHLTKNFKINQLSTLKGIGDDAAILDFKEKKVVVSTDLLIEGVHFDLAYVPLKHLGYKAVVVNVSDICAMNAKATQITVSIAVSNRFPLEALEELYEGIAHAAQEYKVDLIGGDTTSSQKGLIISITAIGEADENEIVYRNGAKQTDLLVVTGDIGAAYMGLQVLEREKQVFQVNPNSQPDLDAYTYLIERQLKPEARKDVRTLLHALEIKPTSMIDISDGLSSEIMHLCKQSGVGCNLYEDKLPIDPQFINVCEEFNIDSTTVAINGGEDYELLFTIAIEDFDKIKGNPNFSIIGHMTQESEGVHLITRANTKIALKARGWDAIRE; encoded by the coding sequence ATGATCGAAGATAAAAATCCGCAACGAACCAGTATAGCGCAACTAGGTGAATTTGGTTTAATAGACCATTTAACAAAGAACTTCAAAATCAATCAGCTTTCTACGCTAAAAGGAATTGGGGATGATGCAGCCATATTAGATTTCAAGGAAAAGAAAGTTGTTGTTTCTACAGATTTGTTGATTGAAGGTGTGCATTTTGATTTGGCTTATGTGCCCTTGAAACATTTGGGATATAAAGCTGTTGTGGTGAATGTATCTGATATTTGCGCCATGAATGCTAAAGCAACTCAAATTACAGTTTCTATAGCGGTATCCAATCGTTTTCCATTAGAAGCATTAGAAGAGCTGTATGAAGGGATTGCCCACGCAGCCCAAGAGTATAAAGTAGATCTAATAGGTGGTGATACAACTTCTTCTCAAAAAGGATTGATCATTAGTATCACAGCTATTGGGGAAGCTGATGAAAATGAAATTGTCTATAGAAATGGCGCAAAACAAACCGATTTATTGGTAGTTACTGGTGATATCGGAGCTGCATATATGGGATTGCAAGTATTAGAAAGAGAAAAACAGGTTTTTCAAGTGAATCCTAATTCACAACCTGATTTAGATGCTTATACATATTTGATTGAGCGACAACTAAAGCCAGAAGCGCGTAAAGATGTACGTACCTTGTTGCATGCTTTAGAAATAAAACCTACATCTATGATTGATATTTCAGATGGATTGTCTTCTGAGATTATGCATTTATGTAAACAATCTGGGGTAGGTTGTAATTTATATGAAGATAAATTACCAATAGACCCTCAATTTATAAATGTTTGCGAAGAATTTAATATTGATAGTACAACAGTAGCCATCAATGGAGGTGAGGATTATGAATTGCTTTTTACCATTGCGATAGAGGATTTTGATAAGATAAAAGGGAATCCAAATTTCAGTATTATTGGTCACATGACTCAAGAAAGTGAAGGAGTACATTTAATTACTCGAGCCAATACCAAAATTGCTTTAAAAGCGAGAGGTTGGGATGCTATACGTGAATAG
- a CDS encoding response regulator, giving the protein MIVDSNIEPLIKKNILIVDDHPFIIDGYKNAITRYNPNLYEYSFSQGKDCESGYEIITDPEVLPFDVAFLDISMPAFPEKGIQSGEDLAKLIMEIMPNCKIILLTMYTELLKIKNIIDTINPTGLVIKNDLTFDELIFGFDKVLKGEIYYSHSIIKMSSHIENDIDGIDQFDKLILFHISKGTKTREITQYIPISLSAIERRKIQLKELFKIDGGSDIELVREAKSKGIIF; this is encoded by the coding sequence ATGATAGTTGATTCAAACATAGAGCCATTAATTAAGAAAAATATCTTAATAGTAGATGATCATCCCTTTATCATCGATGGTTATAAAAACGCAATTACAAGATACAATCCTAACCTTTATGAATATTCTTTTTCTCAAGGTAAAGATTGCGAATCAGGATATGAGATTATAACAGATCCGGAAGTACTTCCTTTTGATGTCGCTTTTTTAGACATTAGCATGCCTGCTTTTCCAGAAAAAGGGATCCAATCCGGTGAAGATTTAGCAAAGCTAATCATGGAAATAATGCCCAATTGCAAAATTATTTTGCTCACCATGTATACTGAATTGCTTAAAATAAAAAACATAATAGACACTATTAACCCTACTGGTCTAGTCATAAAAAATGATTTGACATTTGACGAATTGATTTTTGGTTTTGACAAAGTATTAAAAGGTGAAATCTATTACAGTCATTCAATAATCAAAATGTCAAGCCATATTGAAAATGACATCGATGGAATTGATCAGTTTGACAAACTAATTTTATTTCACATCTCTAAGGGAACCAAAACTAGAGAGATAACCCAATACATACCAATCTCTCTAAGCGCCATAGAACGAAGAAAAATTCAATTAAAAGAGTTATTTAAAATTGATGGCGGAAGTGATATAGAATTAGTAAGAGAAGCCAAAAGCAAAGGCATTATTTTCTAA
- a CDS encoding sensor histidine kinase: MLLDNLAYSKFKLQESNEVLKQFNRALKIRDSLHLTSGVIINKTHLSEYFAAKKDTLKAIQYAKQALALSRNSNRLRSTLESLNQMSIVDPKNASAYSKEYIDINDRLQKAERKIGEKFSRIEYETDEIIDKNNSLEDQNKKLLFIFAGLAIFAALLYTIKAQKVKQRELLFMQQQQQANTDIYNLMISQQNTIEINSIKEKKRVAQELHDGVLGRMFGVRINLDSLNKIKDDSGIEKRLNYLTELKNIEQDIREISHNLNREKSELINNFVAIVTNLFEEQKKTYQSEFTFQIDTTIKWDLIDNAVKINLYRILQESLQNCNKYANATAINVDIIEENNDLIVKIIDDGIGFNVTKAKKGIGLQNIKSRTKECNGTLELKSKKGEGTSITVIVPIEEIQKTITK; the protein is encoded by the coding sequence ATGTTATTGGATAATTTGGCTTATTCTAAATTTAAACTCCAAGAATCTAATGAAGTTCTGAAACAATTTAACAGAGCTCTTAAAATCAGGGATAGTCTACATCTCACTTCAGGAGTTATCATCAATAAAACCCATTTGTCTGAATACTTTGCTGCTAAAAAAGACACTCTTAAAGCAATTCAATATGCTAAGCAAGCACTTGCTTTGTCTCGGAATTCTAACCGTTTAAGAAGTACTCTGGAATCCCTCAATCAAATGAGTATTGTAGATCCAAAAAATGCTTCTGCTTATTCTAAAGAGTACATCGATATTAATGATCGTTTACAAAAAGCAGAACGAAAAATAGGAGAAAAGTTCTCTAGAATAGAGTATGAAACTGATGAGATCATAGACAAAAACAATAGTCTCGAAGATCAGAACAAAAAATTATTATTTATTTTTGCTGGGTTAGCAATTTTTGCCGCATTACTATATACCATTAAAGCACAAAAAGTTAAACAACGAGAGTTATTATTTATGCAACAGCAACAACAAGCCAATACTGACATATACAACTTAATGATTTCTCAACAAAATACTATAGAAATAAATAGTATAAAAGAGAAAAAAAGAGTTGCGCAAGAACTACATGACGGTGTTTTGGGTAGGATGTTTGGTGTTCGAATTAATCTCGACAGTTTAAACAAAATTAAGGATGACTCTGGGATTGAAAAAAGGTTAAATTACTTAACCGAACTCAAGAATATAGAACAAGATATACGTGAGATTTCACATAATCTAAATAGAGAGAAGTCAGAGTTGATTAATAACTTCGTAGCAATAGTCACTAATTTATTTGAAGAGCAAAAGAAAACATATCAATCTGAATTTACTTTTCAAATTGACACAACGATAAAATGGGATTTGATTGATAATGCCGTTAAAATTAATTTATACCGAATACTTCAGGAATCTTTACAAAATTGCAACAAATATGCAAATGCAACAGCTATAAACGTTGATATCATTGAAGAGAATAACGATTTGATTGTAAAAATTATTGATGATGGAATCGGTTTTAATGTAACCAAAGCCAAAAAAGGTATTGGATTACAAAATATAAAATCACGCACGAAAGAATGTAATGGAACACTGGAGCTAAAATCAAAAAAAGGGGAAGGTACCTCTATAACAGTAATTGTGCCGATAGAAGAAATACAAAAAACTATAACAAAATGA